In Alkalihalobacillus sp. FSL W8-0930, a single window of DNA contains:
- a CDS encoding LPXTG cell wall anchor domain-containing protein → MQKKLATPICLVALFTLALPYQALANEDESATSILKKSNEAMLELESYSSETHIEMTMMGMGEEVTIKMDSKEDVILEPFAMHQTVTTSMAGEEETLETYWTEEGFYQETADGEWVKLPMELSDGLDELMEWAMASDQVEQAELFGDDMSVEDNGDSYILTYEGDGQDLEEAMKEWMDMSMGQDEDMMMEELMADITYNDVKYEMTIEKDTHYMTNLTMHLDMDMEVEGETTNMTQKIEMDVHNFNGVDSIEVPADVRDNAQMLDEMEGGALPDTASNNPMLVVAGGLITALGVFLFARRRITHASA, encoded by the coding sequence ATGCAAAAAAAGTTAGCTACACCGATTTGTCTTGTCGCCCTGTTCACGCTTGCACTTCCGTATCAAGCACTTGCTAATGAGGATGAAAGTGCAACTTCCATCTTAAAGAAATCGAACGAAGCCATGCTTGAGCTTGAGAGCTACTCAAGTGAAACGCATATTGAAATGACCATGATGGGAATGGGTGAAGAAGTCACCATTAAAATGGACTCAAAAGAAGATGTCATATTAGAGCCATTTGCGATGCACCAAACAGTTACAACTTCAATGGCAGGTGAAGAAGAGACATTAGAGACGTATTGGACAGAGGAAGGCTTTTACCAGGAAACGGCTGATGGAGAGTGGGTTAAGCTTCCAATGGAATTATCAGATGGTTTGGATGAATTAATGGAATGGGCCATGGCAAGTGATCAGGTGGAGCAAGCTGAGTTATTTGGGGACGACATGAGTGTAGAGGACAACGGAGATTCGTACATATTGACTTATGAAGGTGATGGGCAAGATTTAGAAGAAGCAATGAAAGAATGGATGGACATGTCTATGGGGCAGGATGAGGACATGATGATGGAAGAATTGATGGCAGACATCACGTATAATGATGTCAAATATGAGATGACGATTGAAAAAGATACTCATTATATGACAAATTTAACGATGCACCTTGATATGGATATGGAGGTTGAAGGGGAAACAACCAACATGACTCAAAAGATTGAGATGGATGTTCATAACTTTAACGGTGTAGATTCGATTGAAGTACCAGCGGACGTGCGTGATAATGCGCAAATGCTTGATGAAATGGAAGGTGGAGCATTACCGGATACAGCCTCAAACAATCCGATGCTAGTTGTAGCTGGTGGACTGATCACGGCACTCGGTGTATTCCTTTTTGCTCGTAGAAGAATCACGCACGCTTCGGCGTAA
- a CDS encoding GNAT family N-acetyltransferase, which translates to MIRLDSIKNSKSLSVFLSQCQQHSSKHIGYIGTEAKEIQQSLENEFSDLPLEDSALGIFMNEELIGFLGFDLDKDDRSAEIWGPYFKNHWNEDLAFELWKGLIDHVPMSIEEYSFFINSSNKDTVHFAKTLGATFQGNHLILTLDRSFYEPQEAPSEIKPFELIHKDAFIALHQTHFPGAYLTADEMIESIDPTHRLLLYKENESVIGYIYAEVSPQFGESDIHFFAVDAASQGKGVGTQLLHATISWIFSFSSIQTITLCVSVDSVAAIHLYKQAQFKEIYALSAYDLKS; encoded by the coding sequence GTGATTCGACTAGATTCTATTAAAAATAGTAAGAGTCTTTCAGTGTTTCTTTCGCAGTGTCAACAGCACTCATCTAAGCATATTGGCTACATTGGAACAGAAGCAAAAGAAATCCAACAGTCGCTTGAAAACGAATTCTCAGATCTCCCGTTGGAGGATTCAGCTCTAGGAATCTTTATGAATGAAGAATTAATTGGGTTTCTTGGCTTTGATCTTGATAAAGACGATCGATCTGCGGAGATATGGGGACCATACTTTAAAAATCATTGGAATGAGGATCTGGCGTTTGAGCTCTGGAAAGGTTTAATCGACCACGTCCCTATGTCGATCGAAGAGTACTCATTTTTTATAAATAGTTCGAATAAAGATACTGTTCATTTTGCCAAAACGCTTGGCGCTACATTTCAGGGAAATCACCTTATTCTTACATTGGATCGTTCATTTTATGAGCCACAGGAAGCTCCCTCTGAAATTAAACCATTTGAACTTATCCATAAGGATGCCTTTATAGCTCTTCATCAGACTCATTTTCCAGGAGCTTACTTAACAGCTGACGAGATGATCGAATCCATTGATCCAACACATCGCTTATTACTCTATAAGGAAAATGAGAGTGTTATTGGCTATATTTATGCTGAGGTTAGTCCGCAATTCGGTGAGTCAGATATCCATTTCTTTGCGGTGGATGCTGCTAGCCAAGGAAAAGGGGTTGGTACACAGCTGCTACATGCCACAATTTCCTGGATCTTTTCGTTCTCTTCTATTCAAACCATTACCCTTTGTGTGTCTGTGGATTCAGTCGCAGCTATTCATTTATATAAACAAGCACAATTTAAAGAAATCTATGCGCTTTCTGCTTACGATTTAAAATCGTAA
- a CDS encoding IS4 family transposase: MSLKEEFSTFAKTVLDVLSVPNLRQSARDVGFVQRLKKLKPEDFLSICSFLPQPVGATELTQLCGALSRESNTHLSKQALHQRFDEKGAAFLKHVFFQLAAKQELMAMPPLPETPFSRIRILDATSFERPKKDGTSSDGAKIHLEYELYEGKFLHTLLSGSRESDHHAAYALADTIQPGDLIIRDLGYFSGDHLKQIDRAGASYITRTPANMTYWTRDDQGERIQIKPEEDAKQLEPGAIKDYGVIQLGVKGKNTLQTRVIVQRLTEDQQNKRKAGLRKRRRKGGHTQSADKKDHTQILATNLTQEEMDVQALYPMYSLRWQVEILFKTWKSLFAIDHVRAMNPDRFLCHMYGKLIHILLSSMVAFQCRFYLHQKHHLEGSEYKCIHHAKRAIEESKGYALYHRSSLEDVLENIYESIYRHGRKDHRHRHQSPYDILQIAYETHARVE; the protein is encoded by the coding sequence GTGTCTTTAAAAGAGGAGTTCAGTACGTTTGCGAAAACCGTGTTGGACGTTTTATCTGTACCGAACCTTCGCCAATCTGCCCGAGATGTTGGGTTTGTACAGCGTCTAAAGAAATTAAAACCTGAGGATTTCCTAAGTATTTGTTCCTTTCTTCCTCAACCCGTCGGTGCGACAGAGTTAACACAGCTTTGCGGGGCTCTTTCACGTGAATCCAATACCCACCTTTCCAAACAAGCCTTACATCAACGCTTCGATGAAAAAGGAGCGGCTTTTTTGAAGCATGTGTTTTTTCAATTGGCGGCCAAACAAGAGTTGATGGCCATGCCACCTCTTCCTGAGACCCCGTTTTCTCGGATCCGCATCTTAGATGCGACTTCATTTGAACGACCAAAGAAAGATGGTACTTCTTCAGATGGAGCGAAAATTCATTTAGAGTATGAGCTATATGAGGGGAAATTTTTGCATACCTTACTTTCCGGTTCAAGAGAAAGTGACCATCACGCCGCCTATGCATTAGCCGATACGATTCAACCAGGTGATTTGATCATCCGTGATCTCGGCTACTTTTCTGGCGACCATTTGAAACAAATCGATCGTGCAGGCGCTTCTTATATCACGCGGACGCCGGCCAATATGACCTATTGGACTAGAGATGATCAAGGGGAACGAATCCAAATCAAACCAGAAGAAGATGCGAAGCAGCTAGAACCGGGAGCGATCAAAGATTATGGGGTCATCCAATTAGGGGTCAAAGGAAAGAACACCCTTCAAACCCGTGTCATCGTGCAACGATTGACAGAGGATCAACAAAACAAGAGGAAAGCCGGTTTACGAAAAAGAAGACGGAAAGGGGGTCATACCCAATCCGCCGACAAAAAGGATCATACCCAAATCCTTGCCACTAACCTAACACAGGAAGAAATGGATGTGCAAGCATTGTATCCGATGTATTCCTTACGCTGGCAAGTCGAGATTCTTTTCAAAACGTGGAAATCCCTTTTCGCCATTGATCACGTGCGCGCGATGAATCCAGATCGGTTTCTCTGCCACATGTATGGGAAACTTATACACATTCTGCTTTCCTCGATGGTGGCGTTTCAATGCCGGTTCTATCTTCATCAAAAGCACCACCTCGAAGGCAGTGAATACAAGTGTATCCATCATGCCAAAAGGGCTATAGAAGAGTCAAAAGGATACGCTCTCTATCATCGTTCTTCATTAGAAGACGTTCTAGAAAATATCTACGAGAGCATTTACCGACATGGACGAAAAGACCATCGCCACCGCCATCAAAGTCCCTATGACATCTTACAGATCGCCTATGAAACACATGCGCGTGTGGAGTAA
- a CDS encoding ABC transporter ATP-binding protein, which translates to MKQTEQATNQRPKWKEFWQLLMNYRPSYWLMGGAIVLGLGETILSLLVPLLTMQLVDILSVTTISMGLVAGLVAVFLAQAVMSGFSIYMMTRVGQHMIAKLREDLWKHVVKLPIPFFDKRNSGETMSRITNDTNVVKEFVVMQIIPFFSGLISIIGSVILLLIIDWKITLMMLVIIPIAFAILMPLGRKMYRVSKATQDETAEFQGDLGRVLSDIRLVKSSLAEPKEEEKGISRITKLFTYGLREAKINAIVSPLMMTVNLVMLVFLIGYGGFRVSEGTLSAGSLVAIILYMFQIIVPFSQMATFFTQSQKAMGATERIRDIMNEVVETDDNQERTDTSKAREGLIFRDVSFGYTENKQILDQLSFTVEKGKVTAFVGPSGAGKTTVFSLIERFYQPQQGTLTYEGNELQAFGLREWRSKIAYVSQESPMMAGTIRDNLSYGLDGVTDEEIDVAIKQANLGEFIEGLPDGYDTQVGERGIMVSGGQRQRLAIARAIIRDPELLLLDEATAHLDSTSESLVQEALQGLMKGRTTLVIAHRLSTVRHADRLIVLEKGRATGIGTHDELIQTHDVYREMVEQQFESVSVGE; encoded by the coding sequence ATGAAGCAAACAGAGCAAGCGACGAACCAGCGACCTAAATGGAAAGAATTTTGGCAGCTGTTAATGAATTATCGCCCTTCCTACTGGCTAATGGGGGGTGCCATCGTACTAGGATTAGGAGAAACGATTCTTTCCTTACTTGTCCCACTATTAACGATGCAGCTTGTGGATATCTTGTCTGTTACCACAATATCTATGGGACTTGTAGCAGGGCTTGTGGCCGTATTTCTAGCTCAAGCGGTTATGTCAGGTTTCTCGATCTATATGATGACACGTGTGGGTCAACATATGATTGCGAAGCTGCGCGAGGATTTGTGGAAGCATGTTGTAAAACTGCCGATTCCGTTTTTTGATAAACGGAATTCTGGAGAGACAATGAGCCGCATCACTAATGATACAAACGTGGTGAAAGAATTTGTTGTGATGCAAATCATTCCATTTTTCTCTGGCCTCATTTCAATCATTGGTTCTGTGATCCTACTATTAATCATTGATTGGAAGATTACATTAATGATGCTAGTGATCATTCCCATTGCATTTGCGATTTTGATGCCACTAGGTCGAAAAATGTATCGTGTATCTAAGGCAACGCAAGACGAAACGGCTGAATTTCAAGGAGATCTTGGACGTGTACTATCTGATATCCGTTTGGTGAAATCTTCACTCGCTGAACCAAAAGAAGAAGAAAAAGGGATCTCACGAATTACAAAGCTGTTTACGTACGGACTAAGAGAAGCCAAGATCAATGCAATTGTGTCTCCGCTTATGATGACAGTCAACCTAGTCATGCTTGTTTTCTTAATTGGATATGGGGGATTCCGAGTATCTGAAGGAACATTAAGTGCCGGATCACTTGTTGCTATCATCTTATATATGTTTCAAATCATCGTTCCGTTTAGTCAAATGGCCACCTTTTTTACACAATCGCAAAAAGCGATGGGGGCGACTGAACGCATTCGAGATATTATGAATGAGGTAGTGGAAACTGACGATAACCAAGAAAGAACTGACACGAGTAAAGCGCGCGAAGGACTAATCTTTAGGGATGTATCGTTTGGATATACAGAGAATAAACAGATTCTGGATCAGTTATCCTTCACGGTTGAAAAAGGGAAGGTTACAGCATTTGTTGGCCCGAGTGGTGCTGGTAAAACGACTGTCTTTTCATTAATTGAACGCTTTTATCAACCTCAACAAGGTACACTCACGTATGAAGGGAACGAGCTTCAGGCATTCGGGCTAAGAGAATGGCGCAGCAAGATTGCGTACGTTTCTCAAGAAAGTCCAATGATGGCCGGGACTATTCGCGATAATTTGTCTTATGGACTTGATGGAGTGACCGATGAAGAGATTGACGTGGCGATTAAGCAGGCGAATCTAGGAGAATTCATTGAAGGATTACCTGATGGATATGATACACAGGTTGGGGAGAGAGGCATTATGGTATCTGGCGGTCAGCGCCAACGCCTTGCGATTGCACGAGCAATCATTCGAGATCCTGAACTCCTTCTTCTTGATGAGGCAACCGCTCACTTAGATAGTACGTCGGAAAGCCTGGTTCAAGAGGCTCTTCAAGGACTCATGAAAGGAAGAACAACACTCGTGATTGCCCACAGGTTATCCACCGTTAGACATGCGGACCGATTAATCGTACTTGAAAAAGGACGGGCAACGGGAATTGGTACACATGATGAGTTGATTCAAACGCATGATGTGTATAGAGAGATGGTTGAACAGCAATTTGAATCCGTCTCTGTTGGAGAGTGA
- a CDS encoding Gfo/Idh/MocA family oxidoreductase: MTIKLGVIGTNFITERLLDAISELNDYEVVAVYSRTEERATEFAQKHGVTYTYTSLEELAASTYINAVYVASPTSLHADQSILMLSHGKHVLVEKPAASNYEEWAKMTEAARENGVVLMEAMKTTQLPNFLTVKEKLDTLGTIRSGFANFCQYSSRYDAYKNGDIQNAFKPEFSNGSLMDIGVYGVYPMIALFGRPNEVRAQGHMLESGVDGAGSILLKYDESQIIINHSKITQSIIPSEIQGENGSIVIKHWSDFHSVTHHDRINKTETLISEEQHENPMYYEAIEFAKLVSDQTMESIENSHKNSAITLQVLDEARRQIGLVFPSDQ; this comes from the coding sequence ATGACGATTAAACTTGGTGTAATCGGAACGAACTTCATAACGGAACGGTTGCTTGACGCGATATCAGAACTGAATGACTATGAGGTTGTAGCTGTTTATTCAAGAACAGAGGAACGAGCAACTGAGTTCGCCCAAAAACACGGTGTAACGTATACATATACTTCGCTTGAGGAGTTGGCAGCAAGTACATATATTAATGCTGTTTATGTTGCTAGCCCCACTTCCCTTCACGCTGATCAGTCCATTCTCATGCTTTCACACGGAAAACATGTGTTGGTTGAAAAGCCAGCTGCTTCAAATTATGAGGAATGGGCTAAAATGACCGAAGCTGCACGTGAGAACGGCGTGGTATTAATGGAAGCAATGAAAACAACACAGCTGCCGAATTTCCTAACGGTAAAAGAGAAGTTAGATACGCTCGGCACCATTCGTTCAGGATTCGCAAACTTCTGTCAGTACTCCTCACGCTATGACGCTTATAAAAATGGAGACATTCAAAATGCCTTTAAGCCAGAGTTCTCAAATGGTTCTTTAATGGATATAGGTGTGTATGGAGTCTATCCAATGATTGCACTGTTCGGTCGCCCAAATGAAGTTCGAGCTCAAGGACATATGCTTGAATCTGGTGTTGATGGCGCTGGTAGCATCTTATTAAAATATGATGAATCTCAGATCATCATTAATCATTCAAAGATCACCCAATCTATCATCCCTTCTGAAATTCAAGGCGAGAATGGAAGTATAGTCATTAAACACTGGAGTGATTTTCATTCTGTCACACACCATGACAGAATCAATAAAACAGAAACATTAATATCAGAAGAACAGCACGAGAATCCGATGTACTATGAGGCCATTGAATTTGCTAAGCTTGTTTCTGATCAGACAATGGAGTCCATAGAAAACAGTCATAAGAATTCAGCCATTACGCTTCAAGTACTGGATGAAGCCCGTAGACAAATCGGTCTCGTCTTCCCAAGTGACCAATAG
- a CDS encoding YesL family protein — MDMRGPMGGLQKIAEWITRMAYLNLLWLGFTLAGLILFTIFPATFAMFAVLRKWIMGESDLPVFKTFFSYLKQDFIRANLIGLVLIVIGFILYVDLQFLLTFSGQGVVAYFYYPVLFVTLLVALGTLFVFPVYVHYELNIRQVFKTAFFLMAVNPLLSILMIVALGTTFYAMMSFPATVIFFGVSVPAYLIMRISYGIIELARMKQQARDEKAANKKETSHASGM; from the coding sequence ATGGATATGCGTGGACCAATGGGAGGTTTGCAAAAGATTGCTGAATGGATTACTCGTATGGCTTACCTTAATTTACTTTGGCTTGGCTTCACATTAGCTGGCCTTATTCTATTCACTATCTTTCCTGCGACATTTGCAATGTTTGCCGTTCTTAGAAAATGGATCATGGGTGAATCAGATCTTCCTGTATTTAAAACATTCTTTTCCTATTTAAAACAAGACTTCATTCGGGCTAATCTTATCGGATTGGTTTTAATCGTTATTGGCTTTATCTTGTATGTCGATCTTCAGTTTCTCCTTACCTTCTCAGGTCAAGGAGTAGTCGCTTACTTCTATTACCCGGTTCTTTTTGTGACGTTACTTGTTGCGCTTGGAACATTGTTCGTCTTTCCTGTTTACGTGCATTACGAATTAAACATCCGCCAAGTATTCAAAACAGCCTTTTTCTTAATGGCTGTGAACCCTTTGCTGTCCATCCTTATGATTGTTGCACTCGGAACCACTTTTTACGCGATGATGTCATTCCCAGCTACTGTGATCTTTTTTGGAGTAAGTGTTCCAGCTTATCTCATTATGAGAATCTCCTACGGAATTATTGAATTAGCACGTATGAAACAGCAAGCACGCGACGAAAAAGCTGCTAATAAGAAGGAAACCTCTCATGCTTCTGGCATGTAA
- a CDS encoding STAS domain-containing protein encodes MVMQLSEQNQTLNIKNFQDFEEVATQVLLLLSHQIHVNTLFIAKNDKKTNRIMHAINKDEVLLRVGEELDYNQTLCKLSVDYGERVLVIPSLNDDEEACLLDPVKQLGTGSFIGIPIYDGCGGVYGTICGLDNEIIGFSENDIELFRTMASLLTYVLDLEYAHEQLSDLSAPLVPVAKGIGVLPVIGSITSLRMESIVDKVMTLSNKLELHYLLIDVSGIISLDEDTSEQLLRLAHMLKLIGVKTMFTGIRPDLAMKINRLRTSFMKVQTFGTLAQGLESIGFIPPELSKS; translated from the coding sequence ATGGTTATGCAACTTTCTGAACAAAATCAAACACTAAACATAAAGAACTTTCAAGACTTTGAAGAAGTAGCTACACAGGTACTACTTTTGTTAAGTCATCAGATACACGTTAATACTCTGTTTATAGCTAAAAATGATAAAAAAACAAACCGCATCATGCATGCGATTAATAAAGATGAAGTTCTCTTACGTGTGGGAGAGGAATTGGATTACAACCAAACTCTTTGCAAGCTAAGTGTGGATTACGGTGAGAGGGTATTAGTCATTCCAAGCTTAAATGATGATGAAGAGGCTTGTCTCCTAGATCCAGTTAAACAGTTAGGTACAGGAAGTTTCATTGGGATTCCAATCTACGATGGGTGTGGAGGGGTATATGGCACGATCTGTGGCTTAGATAATGAAATCATTGGGTTTTCGGAAAATGATATAGAGCTTTTCCGAACAATGGCTTCGTTATTAACATATGTGCTGGATCTAGAATATGCTCACGAACAGCTTTCTGACTTATCTGCTCCACTTGTACCTGTTGCAAAAGGAATTGGTGTCTTACCTGTCATTGGAAGTATTACATCGCTACGGATGGAATCGATCGTTGATAAGGTGATGACTCTTAGCAATAAGCTGGAATTACATTATTTACTCATTGATGTATCAGGGATCATTAGTTTAGATGAAGACACAAGTGAACAACTGTTAAGGCTGGCTCATATGCTTAAGCTAATAGGAGTTAAAACCATGTTCACTGGAATTAGACCGGATCTCGCAATGAAGATTAATCGTCTGCGTACGAGTTTCATGAAAGTACAAACGTTTGGAACCTTAGCTCAAGGCTTAGAAAGTATAGGGTTTATCCCACCTGAACTGTCAAAATCATAA
- a CDS encoding YeeE/YedE family protein — protein sequence MAQSSSTDIPSNWNQRSTTVKGPLQSIQTPYVILGLLAIIALFTTTVLVVDWVQGFLFLIGLALGMALLYARFGFTSAFRRLVSVGNVQGLQAHMLMLAVATTLFALIFSSGFSFTGIEPTGYVSPVGISLLVGAFMFGIGMQLGSGCASGTLYSVGGGSSSMIVTLFFFIVGSVIGAYHMAYWQTTPQLEPISLAETTGFGFFGGWALQMGLFALIYFGTVMFAKWKNPPKMKPLTTTSGFKKILRGAWPLFSAAIVLAVLNALVLAVRGTPWGITSAFALWGGKALDFVGVDVASWDYFTGANAEALSSTVLADSTSVLNFGIMLGAFVSAALQGTFRPKRVKPGVVGASVIGGLLMGYGARLAYGCNIGAYFGGIASFSLHGWVWAVMAILGTALALYIRPLFGLSNPKPKDSLC from the coding sequence ATGGCTCAGTCCTCATCAACAGATATTCCAAGCAATTGGAATCAGCGATCTACAACCGTTAAGGGCCCGCTTCAATCCATACAAACGCCGTACGTCATTCTTGGGTTACTTGCTATTATTGCTTTATTCACAACAACCGTACTTGTTGTTGATTGGGTGCAAGGGTTCTTATTTCTCATTGGCCTTGCTTTAGGGATGGCCTTATTATATGCACGCTTCGGATTTACGTCTGCATTCCGTCGACTGGTTTCGGTGGGTAATGTGCAAGGTCTTCAAGCTCATATGTTAATGCTTGCCGTGGCAACAACATTGTTTGCCCTTATCTTCTCATCTGGCTTTAGCTTCACAGGCATTGAACCAACGGGTTATGTATCACCAGTTGGGATAAGTTTATTAGTTGGTGCATTCATGTTCGGAATTGGTATGCAGTTAGGGAGTGGCTGTGCATCTGGAACACTCTATTCCGTTGGGGGAGGTTCTTCCTCAATGATTGTCACACTTTTCTTTTTCATTGTCGGTTCTGTCATTGGTGCGTATCACATGGCATATTGGCAAACGACTCCTCAGCTTGAACCAATCTCCCTTGCTGAGACAACCGGTTTTGGTTTCTTTGGTGGCTGGGCTCTGCAAATGGGTCTCTTCGCACTGATTTATTTTGGGACCGTGATGTTTGCTAAGTGGAAGAATCCTCCTAAAATGAAGCCACTAACAACGACATCGGGCTTCAAAAAGATCCTGCGTGGTGCATGGCCTTTATTTTCCGCGGCCATTGTTCTTGCTGTGCTGAACGCACTTGTATTAGCTGTGCGTGGAACTCCTTGGGGGATTACTTCAGCCTTTGCACTTTGGGGAGGAAAGGCTCTAGACTTTGTTGGTGTCGATGTCGCTTCGTGGGATTATTTCACAGGAGCAAATGCTGAGGCATTATCAAGCACAGTCTTAGCGGATTCAACAAGTGTTTTAAACTTTGGTATTATGCTTGGTGCGTTTGTTTCAGCGGCATTGCAGGGAACATTCCGACCTAAACGTGTAAAGCCTGGGGTTGTCGGTGCATCTGTGATCGGTGGACTCCTTATGGGCTATGGTGCACGACTCGCTTACGGCTGTAATATTGGCGCTTATTTCGGCGGGATTGCTTCATTTAGCCTACATGGCTGGGTCTGGGCTGTGATGGCGATACTTGGAACAGCTCTAGCATTATATATTCGCCCGCTATTTGGGTTATCCAACCCGAAACCAAAGGATTCATTATGTTAA
- a CDS encoding metalloregulator ArsR/SmtB family transcription factor → MIRESYSIEFKHSLLWEAALGIAAITHKKITHSLTEQDFFDPIYQDVISIQLKTELDTVHTRNTWKALLQLLHYLDDHSLESFQTFVHSLNESELRRYCLPYLNQKLEETVRLAARGDAKAVKTIAAANQHIAFMPDYIEYICTTEIDPLKEHLISVMTGWFEELIHPQQHALQDMLCRDIELKSAKQKTYPSLDAFVQYVTDGVDYSPEPSVTKVVLIPHFSYRPWTIVADLKGTKVFYYPIANASINPFDPLIPDKKLALTYKALGDEARLKMVKLLYSGDKSLQELASLLDMPKSTLHHHLTQLRSARLVLTTKNKYSLNKTKLADIDRGLTDYLNEGWNESE, encoded by the coding sequence TTGATTAGGGAAAGCTACTCCATTGAATTTAAACACTCTCTTTTGTGGGAAGCGGCTCTCGGAATTGCCGCCATTACACACAAGAAGATTACTCATTCCCTGACAGAGCAAGATTTTTTTGATCCTATTTATCAGGATGTCATTTCGATCCAACTAAAAACAGAATTGGATACTGTACACACTCGTAATACATGGAAAGCATTGCTACAGCTACTGCACTATCTAGATGACCATTCGTTAGAATCCTTTCAAACATTTGTCCATTCTCTTAATGAAAGTGAGCTACGAAGATATTGTCTCCCTTATCTGAATCAAAAACTAGAAGAGACTGTAAGATTGGCAGCGCGCGGCGATGCAAAAGCCGTTAAAACAATTGCCGCAGCCAATCAACATATCGCATTCATGCCTGATTACATTGAGTACATCTGCACAACCGAAATAGATCCGTTAAAGGAACACCTCATTTCAGTGATGACTGGCTGGTTTGAGGAGCTCATTCACCCACAGCAGCACGCATTACAGGACATGCTGTGTCGAGACATCGAACTAAAAAGTGCGAAACAAAAGACGTACCCTTCTCTGGACGCGTTCGTTCAGTATGTAACGGACGGAGTTGATTACTCTCCTGAACCATCTGTTACAAAGGTTGTTCTCATTCCACATTTTTCGTATCGACCTTGGACAATTGTTGCTGATCTTAAGGGCACAAAAGTGTTTTACTATCCGATTGCTAATGCAAGCATTAATCCTTTCGATCCTCTTATCCCAGATAAAAAGCTTGCCTTAACGTATAAAGCGTTAGGAGATGAAGCTCGTTTAAAAATGGTCAAACTTTTGTATTCAGGAGACAAAAGCCTACAGGAACTAGCGTCTCTATTGGATATGCCAAAATCAACACTTCATCATCATCTCACTCAATTGCGATCAGCAAGACTTGTGTTAACTACGAAAAATAAATACAGCTTAAACAAAACAAAGCTCGCAGATATCGATCGAGGTCTTACGGATTATTTAAATGAAGGGTGGAATGAGAGTGAGTGA
- a CDS encoding MerR family transcriptional regulator translates to MEKRYTIGEFAKLTGTTVRTLRFYHKKKLLVPSSFNEQGHRLYGKEDLFLFQKIITFKYLNYTLDQIADFIHDEDLNLTETISFQKRLLVEKQKSLQKVIESLETVEEVVNSEVEIDADVILSFIHTFQQGEERKQWLSTFLSQDLVDVLFSLETQKQYWLLLSGLVNIVKTDSPTSVQAQSKVLELSSSISSLFTKEMLNELETNAEKIKDAPPFLMDQVSEEIERYLMDMQKEMQKNEANRASDEPAT, encoded by the coding sequence ATGGAGAAACGTTATACGATAGGAGAGTTTGCTAAGTTAACAGGAACAACGGTAAGGACATTACGGTTCTATCATAAGAAAAAGCTCTTAGTGCCTTCTTCATTTAATGAGCAGGGGCACCGTTTGTATGGGAAGGAAGATCTGTTTCTTTTTCAAAAGATCATTACATTTAAGTATTTAAATTATACGCTCGATCAAATTGCCGATTTTATACATGATGAGGATTTGAATTTAACTGAAACCATTTCGTTTCAAAAACGTCTACTTGTAGAGAAGCAAAAAAGTTTACAAAAGGTTATTGAATCGTTGGAGACAGTTGAAGAGGTTGTGAATAGTGAAGTTGAGATTGATGCAGACGTCATTCTTTCATTTATACACACGTTTCAACAAGGTGAAGAGCGAAAGCAGTGGTTATCAACCTTCTTATCACAAGATCTTGTAGATGTACTCTTTTCACTTGAAACACAAAAACAGTATTGGTTGCTATTGAGCGGGTTGGTTAACATAGTGAAAACGGATAGCCCGACAAGCGTTCAAGCTCAAAGCAAGGTACTCGAGCTCTCTTCATCCATTTCTTCCTTATTTACTAAGGAGATGTTGAATGAGCTTGAAACGAATGCTGAAAAAATAAAAGATGCCCCGCCCTTTCTTATGGATCAGGTAAGTGAAGAGATTGAACGCTATTTAATGGATATGCAAAAGGAGATGCAAAAAAATGAAGCAAACAGAGCAAGCGACGAACCAGCGACCTAA